In one window of Gouania willdenowi chromosome 8, fGouWil2.1, whole genome shotgun sequence DNA:
- the LOC114468646 gene encoding cell death-inducing p53-target protein 1 homolog, with the protein MEKGSAPDDSAPPYPGPPMNYGGPMPQQGGYPQQGGYPQQGGYPQQGGYPQPGGYPQPGFSTGPPPAGYQGVATHPPVQAPITTTVTQILAPVLRDTPGHAQCAHCGKTVVTLTEHTTGLLTWAVCAGLAFFGCFLCCFIPFCVDSCKDVEHRCPSCHNIISIYKRM; encoded by the exons ATGGAAAAAGGATCTGCACCAGATGACTCTGCTCCACCCTATCCTGGACCCCCGATGAACTATGGAGGGCCAATGCCTCAGCAAGGGGGCTACCCTCAGCAAGGGGGCTACCCTCAGCAAGGGGGATACCCTCAGCAAGGGGGATACCCTCAGCCAGGGGGCTACCCTCAGCCAGGCTTCTCCACTGGTCCTCCTCCAGCTGGTTACCAGGGAG TTGCCACTCATCCTCCAGTCCAAGCTCCAATCACAACCACAG TGACTCAGATCCTAGCACCTGTACTCCGGGACACCCCGGGACATGCACAGTGCGCCCACTGTGGGAAGACGGTGGTCACCCTAACGGAGCACACAACCGGCCTGTTGACCTGGGCTGTCTGCGCTGGCCTCGCCTTTTTTGG GTGTTTCCTGTGCTGCTTCATCCCGTTCTGTGTTGATTCTTGTAAAGACGTGGAGCATCGCTGTCCATCCTGCCATAATATTATCTCCATATATAAGCGAATGTGA